A region from the Triticum aestivum cultivar Chinese Spring chromosome 3D, IWGSC CS RefSeq v2.1, whole genome shotgun sequence genome encodes:
- the LOC123076718 gene encoding subtilisin-like protease SBT3.2: MGFSSSSRRLCVASVLLLCLCVLLCRVQGGSSRKGQSFYYHVQNSSRSSFASLAFYGPCTTDALNGTDVKGIILLCLPIQPNDPDAIAPRNTFAEAKQYTTDTLTADCKGIACVLVDLDTGVKIGKYMDATSSPVAKIEPARTVTGKEILGAKVAAFSSRGPSRDYADIIKPDIAAPGANILAAVGDSYVMYSGTSMAAPHVAGIVALLKALHQDWSPAVIKSAIITTAHVTDERDMPILAEGVLRKMADPFDYGGGNINPDGAADPGLVYDIDPRDYNRFFGCTIVRRTNVSCDATALPAYHLNLPSIAVPELRRPITVWRTVTNV, translated from the exons ATGGGTTTCTCTTCTTCCTCGCGGCGCTTATGCGTAGCTTCGGTGCTACTACTTTGCCTTTGCGTACTATTGTGCAGAGTGCAGGGAGGATCATCTCGCAAG GGACAGTCTTTCTATTACCACGTACAGAACTCGTCAAGGAGTAGTTTCGCAAGTCTTGCCTTTTATGGCCC gtGTACCACGGATGCACTCAATGGCACGGACGTGAAAGGGATAATCCTGCTCTGCTTACCCATACAGCCAAATGATCCCGACGCGATCGCCCCACGGAACACTTTCGCAGAGGCGAAACAATATACCACGGACACACTAACTGCTGATTGCAAAGGGATTGCCTGCGTTCTTGTGGACCTTGACACTGGGGTGAAGATCGGAAAATACATGGACGCTACCAG CTCTCCAGTGGCGAAGATTGAACCCGCACGCACCGTTACGGGGAAAGAGATACTAGGGGCAAAAGTGGCAGCATTCTCTTCCAGAGGTCCATCGCGTGATTACGCCGACATTATCAAGCCTGACATAGCCGCGCCCGGAGCCAACATCTTGGCGGCGGTGGGAGATTCCTATGTAATGTATTCCGGGACATCGATGGCGGCCCCACATGTAGCAGGAATCGTCGCGCTACTGAAAGCTTTGCACCAAGACTGGTCTCCTGCCGTCATAAAATCTGCCATCATCACCACAG CCCATGTAACGGACGAGCGCGACATGCCCATACTAGCGGAAGGAGTGCTGCGGAAGATGGCAGACCCGTTTGACTATGGCGGCGGCAACATCAACCCTGACGGCGCGGCTGATCCCGGCCTGGTCTACGACATCGATCCCCGCGACTATAACAGATTCTTTGGGTGCACCATCGTCAGGAGGACGAACGTGAGTTGTGACGCGACGGCGCTACCGGCATACCACCTGAACCTGCCATCTATCGCAGTGCCTGAGCTGAGGCGCCCGATCACTGTGTGGAGGACAGTGACAAACGTC
- the LOC123081077 gene encoding subtilisin-like protease SBT3.8 — VSSIKQTLVINGENLSCLVSSSPVAKIEPAHTVTGKEIPEAKVASFSSRGPSRDYADIIKPDIAAPGANILAAVGDSYVMYSGTSMAAPHVAGIVALLKALHQDWSPAAIKSAIITTAHVTDERDMLILAEGVLRKMADPFDYGGGNINPDGAADPGLVYDIDPRDYNRFFRCTIVRRTNVTCDATALPAYHLNLPSIAVPELRRPITVWRTVTDVGEADSVYHAEVQSPAGVRMEVEPPMLVFDATNRVHSFKVKLSPMWRLQGDYTFGSITWRKDQKTVRIPVAARMTIQDFYADVA; from the exons GTGAGTTCCATCAAACAAACCCTTGTGATTAATGGAGAGAACCTTTCTTGTCTTGTAAGCAGCTCTCCAGTGGCAAAGATCGAACCAGCACACACCGTTACCGGGAAAGAGATACCGGAGGCTAAAGTGGCATCGTTTTCTTCGAGAGGTCCATCGCGTGATTACGCCGACATTATCAAGCCTGACATAGCCGCGCCCGGAGCCAACATCTTGGCGGCGGTGGGAGATTCCTATGTAATGTATTCCGGGACATCGATGGCGGCCCCACATGTAGCAGGAATCGTCGCGCTACTGAAAGCTTTGCACCAAGACTGGTCTCCTGCCGCGATAAAATCTGCCATCATCACCACAG CCCATGTAACAGACGAGCGCGACATGCTCATACTAGCGGAAGGAGTGCTGCGGAAGATGGCAGACCCGTTTGACTATGGCGGCGGCAACATCAACCCTGACGGTGCGGCTGATCCCGGCCTGGTCTACGATATCGATCCCCGCGACTACAACAGATTCTTTAGGTGTACCATCGTCAGGAGGACGAACGTGACTTGTGACGCGACGGCGCTACCAGCATACCACCTGAACCTGCCGTCCATCGCGGTGCCTGAGCTGAGGCGCCCGATCACTGTGTGGAGGACAGTGACAGACGTCGGTGAGGCCGACTCTGTGTACCATGCAGAAGTCCAGAGCCCAGCTGGAGTCAGGATGGAGGTCGAGCCGCCAATGCTTGTGTTCGACGCCACGAACAGAGTTCACTCATTTAAGGTGAAGTTGTCGCCTATGTGGAGGCTGCAAGGGGACTACACCTTTGGCAGCATTACTTGGCGTAAGGATCAGAAGACGGTGAGGATTCCTGTTGCGGCCCGAATGACCATTCAAGATTTCTATGCGGATGTTGCATAA